The DNA window CCTCAGAGGTGTGTTGCCTAAGTAAGTCAATTAATTGAGGCAACGGGAGCTGCACTGATACCCTGCCTTAGAGAGATTTCCCAGGACTCTCCTGGAAATGAGATGACACATCTCAGGAGATTATTTCCTGCTAAAGTCATTTTAAATAAccatattaaaaagaaactagATGTTACAAGCAGGGCCTGATTCTGTCTCTCACCAGTGGCCCTTCGTATCTTTGGAAATTTGAAATGAAACGTACTCTAGATCTGTGTTAACGTTGCCAGAGCGGTTGTCTTCAAGTAAATGCGATTTGGGACAGGAAAGcacaagccttgccttgccggtGGCTTTGCCGCTACGGCAGAGAGGAGGGATGTCGGGAATGATGCACTCATCTATTCAAAGCACGGGCCTATTTTTGTATTAATCAAGAGTAAGCTGATTAAATCTGTAGCTTTACAAAGAAGGGGAATTAACCGAATGAAAACATTCATTTCAATACAAAACTTTATGATACTGTAACTTGGGGAACAAAGCCCTTGCCGAGCACTCCCATCTGTTTCCCTTGGCTTGTGCTCTTTCAAAGAAACATCTGTTTACACGGGTACATTTGTCTCTGTTGGTTTTATCATAGAAAAGCATTAGAATGATTTTAAGCGCAAAGTTAAACATCAGACGCTAGAATCGGGAGCGTGGTTTTGAACATTTGCTTATGACTTTGCTCTTCGAAAGGaagtttttttaattcctgatcCAACACCGTTGCGAAAGGACCTTTTATTGAAAGGCATCTCCAGGTGAGGCTTTAAAAAAGCCAGTTCTTCATTCCTGCCCACCTTGGCTAAGCAGTTATTCAGCAGGACGAGGCAGTAATCAGATTTTCCATACAGCTGGCAATTCAAATAAAAAGGATTGCTGCTctgaagatagaaaaaaagagagagacagataagaaaaggtaaaattatGGGTCTGTGTATTTGCCAGGACTGGTTcagtataaaaagaaaaacagaaacacaaaaccaatTTATGCTTAGAATGACAAGGACAAACTGTTATTTGCTAAGGATTTGTCATattcaaaaccagattttttcgTAGCTTTCTGGAAAACTCGACTGTGATCTTTCTGGTTTGAAATACTGATACTGTTACAATCATTTTTATGGTATGAAATGAATTGTTTTCCGTGATGTTGACCAGTTGTGACATGTAACACAGCTTCCCTAGAGTAGCATGCATGTTTATTGctgtaaaatgtgattttttcagttaaaaatgaaacaccATCTTGTTTTCACTGGTATGAAGTCATGTACTTTAAAAGACAgataagagaaaatgaaaatacctgTAAAGCATAAATTTGGGGGAGGAAGCTTTCTAGTAATTCCAACTAGTTATGGTAGTAGTTCTGAATAAATCGACTAAAAGGACAAAATAGCAATGGGAGTTTTAAAAAGTCTGGATTAAAATCCCTGCAGGTTTATGTGCACATTCCTTTTACCTGCACTTCACAGTGTAAAGATataaactacattaaaaaaGTTTTATAAATTTTTACAAATTTAAATTGCACTTAAATTAACATTGAATTGAAAAGGAAACATCTCCTGCCATGTCTGTAGTTGCTCTGTGCATCTTCCTTCGTAACGTGATTTACCAGCTTGCTGACTGTCTGTCTAAAAGAAATGCTCTGCCATTATTTCTAAAGCTGTCGCTACCGCGTTCTCTCTTGGGAGACGGTTTCATGCAAAGCCACGGGGTTAACACCTGCCTTTGCTGGAAGTAATGCTAAAATGGCCATTAGCTCCACTAAGATTAGTTTTAACTCAGTATGCTATTACTTTtattaatactttattttttttttctgttctgtgcatATAAAAGGCAGATTAATGATTCTTTCTGAGGCTGCTCATGAACCCCACAGAATCCTTTGGCCACTGACACTGGGATTTCCTCCCCAGACTGAAGTTTGTCCCTAacaagaagaaattcttcctgcAAGAAATGTAGGCACAGAAAAAATTCCCTTTGAATTTTTAGCTGCTGTCTCGCAACCTATATAGGGATTTACAGTACAGAATAAAAGACCGTTATTTTGACATGCCAGCTATTCATTTATATGAAATAATTGAAATCATTTTACTTATTATATCACCTCCAGAAAGAGATCCATTAAGCAATGGGGTTAGTGAGATCAGGATGTGTCTAAGCTATCCGTGATCGGAAATGAAAGATGATTCAGCACTGACAGAAGTAAAAGATACAGAAGAACTGGGCGATGGAGAGATTAAGGCTAATGGGAACTTCAC is part of the Columba livia isolate bColLiv1 breed racing homer chromosome 6, bColLiv1.pat.W.v2, whole genome shotgun sequence genome and encodes:
- the NPS gene encoding neuropeptide S isoform X2, whose amino-acid sequence is MISPCRLKFVFILWISMTFVCSGYPIVPSMSSNPFYLNCQLYGKSDYCLVLLNNCLAKVGRNEELAFLKPHLEMPFNKRSFRNGVGSGIKKTSFRRAKS
- the NPS gene encoding neuropeptide S isoform X1, with the protein product MATELLLPCRLKFVFILWISMTFVCSGYPIVPSMSSNPFYLNCQLYGKSDYCLVLLNNCLAKVGRNEELAFLKPHLEMPFNKRSFRNGVGSGIKKTSFRRAKS
- the NPS gene encoding neuropeptide S isoform X3 produces the protein MTFVCSGYPIVPSMSSNPFYLNCQLYGKSDYCLVLLNNCLAKVGRNEELAFLKPHLEMPFNKRSFRNGVGSGIKKTSFRRAKS